The following are from one region of the Mangifera indica cultivar Alphonso chromosome 14, CATAS_Mindica_2.1, whole genome shotgun sequence genome:
- the LOC123196280 gene encoding protein ULTRAPETALA 1-like, which produces MANGVEKESGLMMFSDEELREVSGVKRGGDYIEVICGCTSHRYGDAVGKLRVFSNGDLEITCECTPGCNEDKLTPAAFEKHSGRETARKWKNNVWVIVNGEKVSLSKTVLLKYYNQASKNGNGSHRSQTGRICHRDEFVRCTKCNKERRFRLRTKEECLIHHNALADKNWQCADLPYDKISCEDEEERASRRVYRGCPRSPTCKGCTSCVCFGCDLCRFSDCTCQTCIDFTRNART; this is translated from the exons ATGGCTAATGGAGTGGAGAAAGAGAGTGGGTTGATGATGTTTAGCGATGAGGAGTTGAGAGAGGTAAGTGGCGTTAAGAGAGGTGGAGATTATATCGAAGTTATTTGTGGGTGTACAAGCCATAGATATGGAGATGCTGTTGgcaaacttagggttttctctAATGGTGACCTAGAAATCACCTGTGAATGCACCCCAGGTTGCAATGAAG ACAAGTTAACTCCAGCTGCATTTGAGAAGCATTCTGGAAGAGAGACAGCTAGGAAATGGAAGAACAATGTTTGGGTCATAGTTAACGGGGAGAAGGTTTCATTGTCAAAGACAGTCTTGCTCAAATATTACAACCAAGCATCAAAAAATGGAAATGGATCCCACAGATCCCAAACCGGACGAATTTGTCATCGTGATGAATTTGTTCGTTGTACTAAGTGTAACAAGGAGCGTAGGTTTCGGTTGCGGACCAAAGAGGAATGTCTGATTCACCATAATGCTTTAGCAGATAAGAACTGGCAGTGTGCTGATCTGCCCTATGACAA GATAAGttgtgaagatgaagaagaacgAGCAAGTCGCAGAGTGTACAGGGGATGTCCTCGTTCTCCAACTTGCAAGGGTTGCACTTCCTGTGTTTGCTTTGGTTGTGATTTATGTCGTTTCTCTGACTGCACCTGCCAGACTTGCATTGACTTTACAAGGAACGCTAGAACTTGA
- the LOC123196279 gene encoding uncharacterized protein LOC123196279: protein MEGFITEPTIEGKNISPASKLKKFEDPLDNVDLKITDLSFADSFLDFDSIKEFFEDNQQNPDRITLENIEFRVFEKSLKMDGEEKTNFGDGMLDGYDPILDGSGSAVKVNALEGEKEKDLSCYTEEVMSKVSLFGEKSKVMRESGKVGLAVGRDSDAVDGSGAKTERASDENESEGDSESEAESSTSSSSSSSSSSSDDDEEEEEDEDEDEKEEMKIPVKRDTVVVGDLEEGEIEVVDGEEMVARNYDDSDEEQTEKDVVGGSDIEFDDVDVDEIGEGTMGGPIKSKNELQVLPPVPQVNITLQPHHQMQPVGVVLSVIGVQVIVEGVEKHNPLNEGSILWITESRSPLGLIDEIFGPVKNPYYVIRYNSESEIPASVCVGCPISFVQEFANHVLNHMNLYKKGYDASGDNDEELSDEAEFSDDEKEAEYKSKLKMEKRGMSDKKPGNGKNNRKNGKNAWKNDRHSVPQMAGVGQPIPNQNQNQIPFPASLGHGIPSSNILQGFLGGIGSLPHFRPMAPSNGVWTNEMQSQQPQNALFPSGFPMNSMPWPSQNYQQPPFQPMMNNTALLRQYNPIHTLPVGQPNVFVRHTGFMRENVMSQMVGVGLRGQPAPPCANGRGVEIPSNGPQQYNSQAGYCPPAGIETPKQFETSAGASLNHLRKPYHRGGGRFAGGRGCQQSR, encoded by the exons ATGGAAGGGTTTATCACTGAGCCTACCATTGAAGGAAAAAACATCAGTCCAGCTTCAAAGCTAAAAAAATTTGAGGACCCGCTTGACAATGTTGATCTCAAAATCACCGACTTGTCTTTTGCCGACTCATTTCTCGATTTTGATTCCATAAAGGAGTTTTTCGAAGATAACCAACAAAACCCAGACAGGATAACCTTAGAGAATAttgaatttagggtttttgagaAGAGTTTAAAGATGGATGGAGaagaaaaaaccaattttggggACGGGATGCTAGACGGGTATGACCCGATTTTAGACGGGTCGGGTAGTGCGGTAAAGGTTAACGCGTTAGAAGGCGAGAAGGAGAAGGACTTGAGTTGTTATACAGAGGAAGTGATGAGTAAAGTTAGTTTGTTTGGTGAGAAGAGTAAAGTGATGAGAGAAAGTGGGAAAGTTGGTTTGGCCGTTGGGAGGGATTCGGATGCTGTTGATGGGAGTGGCGCGAAGACTGAAAGAGCAAGTGACGAGAATGAGAGTGAAGGTGATTCAGAGTCTGAGGCTGAGAGCTcaacttcttcatcatcatcatcttctagTAGTAGtagtgatgatgatgaggaagaggaagaagatgaagatgaagatgagaaagAGGAAATGAAGATTCCAGTAAAAAGAGATACGGTTGTGGTGGGTGATCTTGAAGAAGGCGAGATAGAAGTTGTTGATGGAGAGGAGATGGTTGCTAGAAATTATGATGATAGTGATGAGGAGCAAACTGAAAAGGACGTGGTTGGAGGGAGTGATATCGaatttgatgatgttgatgtgGATGAAATTGGTGAAGGTACTATGGGAGGGCCTATTAAGTCGAAGAATGAACTGCAG GTTCTCCCTCCAGTTCCTCAGGTGAATATTACCTTGCAACCACATCATCAAATGCAGCCTGTTGGGGTTGTTCTGTCG GTTATAGGTGTCCAAGTCATTGTTGAAGGGGTGGAGAAGCATAACCCTCTAAATGAGGGTTCTATACTCTGGATAACTGAAAGCAGATCCCCTTTGGGGCTGATTGATGAAATTTTTGGACCTGTTAAAAACCCTTACTATGTGATACGATACAATTCGGAAAGTGAAATCCCTGCTAGTGTCTGTGTAGGCTGTCCAATCTCTTTTGTTCAAGAGTTTGCCAATCATGTGCTTAATCACATGAATCTATATAAGAAAGGGTATGACGCATCTGGTGACAATGATGAAGAGTTATCAGATGAAGCGGAGTTTTCAGATGATGAGAAAGAAGCTGAGTATAAAAGCAAGCTAAAGATGGAAAAGAGGGGCATGAGTGACAAGAAACCTGGTAACGGGAAAAACAATCGAAAGAACGGTAAAAATGCTTGGAAAAATGATAGGCATTCAGTTCCACAAATGGCTGGAGTTGGTCAGCCAATACCTAATCAAAACCAGAATCAGATTCCTTTTCCAGCATCCCTGGGTCATGGTATTCCTTCTTCCAACATTTTACAAGGCTTTCTTGGTGGAATTGGTTCTCTTCCACACTTTCGGCCAATGGCACCTTCAAATGGAGTTTGGACCAATGAGATGCAATCTCAGCAACCACAGAATGCTTTATTCCCTAGTGGATTTCCAATGAATAGCATGCCATGGCCTTCTCAGAATTATCAGCAGCCTCCTTTCCAGCCTATGATGAACAATACTGCCCTACTGCGGCAGTATAATCCTATTCATACATTACCTGTGGGGCAGCCGAATGTCTTTGTAAGGCATACTGGATTTATGAGGGAAAACGTCATGAGCCAAATGGTTGGGGTGGGTTTACGGGGCCAGCCTGCCCCCCCATGTGCAAATGGCAGAGGAGTGGAGATTCCTTCCAATGGACCGCAACAGTACAATTCCCAAGCTGGTTATTGTCCTCCGGCTGGCATTGAAACTCCCAAACAGTTTGAAACGAGTGCAGGTGCATCTTTGAATCATCTAAGGAAACCATATCATAGAGGGGGTGGACGCTTTGCTGGTGGGAGAGGTTGCCAGCAGTCCAGATGA